A section of the Leminorella richardii genome encodes:
- the pgsA gene encoding CDP-diacylglycerol--glycerol-3-phosphate 3-phosphatidyltransferase: MRLNIPTLLTLFRVVLIPFFVLAFYLPYTWAPMVCAAIFVVAAVTDWFDGFLARKWKQTTRFGAFLDPVADKVMVATALVLVVEYYNVWWISLPAATMIAREIIISALREWMAEIGKRSSVAVSWIGKVKTMAQMLALVGLLWRPNQWIEILGFVLLYIAAILTFWSMFQYLKASRNDLLEH, from the coding sequence ATGCGACTTAATATACCAACTCTGCTTACCCTGTTTCGCGTCGTTTTGATTCCGTTTTTCGTCTTGGCGTTTTACCTGCCCTATACTTGGGCGCCGATGGTGTGCGCAGCGATTTTCGTTGTTGCAGCAGTAACCGACTGGTTTGACGGTTTTTTAGCGCGAAAGTGGAAACAGACAACCAGGTTTGGCGCCTTCCTCGATCCTGTAGCGGATAAGGTGATGGTTGCAACAGCTCTAGTGCTGGTGGTTGAGTATTACAACGTCTGGTGGATTTCACTACCTGCAGCGACGATGATTGCACGAGAAATCATTATCTCCGCTCTGAGAGAGTGGATGGCTGAAATCGGTAAGCGCAGCAGTGTAGCCGTTTCATGGATAGGGAAGGTGAAAACCATGGCCCAAATGCTGGCGCTGGTCGGCTTGCTTTGGCGCCCAAACCAGTGGATTGAGATACTGGGCTTCGTGCTTCTTTATATAGCAGCCATTCTTACTTTTTGGTCTATGTTCCAGTATTTAAAGGCATCGCGAAACGATTTGCTGGAGCACTAG
- a CDS encoding YdcF family protein has product MREKKRKQSVRRFCTSLCTLVLLYLLYTAVSIWNYSGKSEHAPVDAIIVLGAGVYKGEVSPVFRERIHHGISLYQKGMAKKIIFTGGYSEGSTQSDAAIAKHYAKARGVPAEDILCEEKSTITQENIQYAKEIMAEQGYQSAIIVSDPLHMKRAMLMAEDAGIKAYSSPTPTTRYVSLKNRLAFLGRETFFYVTYVIHRMF; this is encoded by the coding sequence ATGCGGGAAAAAAAGAGAAAGCAGAGCGTGAGGCGTTTTTGCACCTCGCTTTGTACATTGGTACTTCTGTACTTACTCTACACGGCCGTATCCATTTGGAACTATAGTGGAAAGAGTGAACATGCACCCGTTGACGCTATCATCGTTCTTGGTGCTGGCGTTTATAAAGGTGAGGTTTCTCCCGTATTCAGAGAGCGTATTCACCACGGTATTTCTTTATACCAAAAGGGCATGGCTAAAAAGATCATATTTACCGGCGGCTATAGCGAAGGAAGCACACAGTCGGATGCGGCTATTGCAAAACACTATGCAAAAGCCCGCGGCGTGCCAGCCGAGGATATTCTTTGCGAGGAGAAATCAACGATAACGCAGGAGAATATTCAGTACGCGAAAGAGATTATGGCGGAGCAGGGGTACCAAAGCGCGATAATTGTGAGCGACCCGCTGCACATGAAGCGAGCCATGCTGATGGCTGAGGACGCTGGGATTAAGGCATACAGCTCGCCTACGCCAACAACCAGGTACGTTAGCCTCAAGAACAGGCTGGCTTTTCTGGGAAGAGAGACGTTTTTTTACGTGACCTATGTAATACACAGAATGTTTTAG
- a CDS encoding Ig-like domain-containing protein: MKKYISGVIWSQILLQTFLPIAGCTRMENGTSSLAAGDLQRTEKLSEQKANDVAALPYATEMGQAARMLTSNNVSDSARSLAVGAASGELQQWFSQFGTARVQLNMDRHGSWSRSSADLLAPVYDNEKSLLFVQSGIRNPSDRLTGNLGVGVRTFWQNGWMYGGNVFMDKDFTGGNRRVGMGAEAWRDYLRLSTNVYLGTTDWHKSRDFDDTWQEKPADGYDVRAEGWLPSYPQLGAKLIWEQYYGSQVALFNKDNLQRNPYAVTAGLEYTPIPLVSLGVNQKQGKGEHDTQLALGVSWRFGSSWSWQTNPANVQATRTLAGSRYDLVDRNNEIVLQYRKKPEQGVAHLALSVVTDNSPADGATRNVLQVLATNRDGQPVRNTPIVWNVPANSGVSLNAASVLTDDGGLATVTLTSAVAQTVPVTAQSGSVSASQNSHFIAVAVSHIALSVKEDNAAADGNSTNVVVATLTDGDSRPVTGQKVIWKVPQGVTLKDDESLSDSSGRVTVRLASTTSGDIAVSATVGSQTASGTVHFIGDSVSAQIANLLVTTDGSPADGRTVNVAQAIVTDVNGNALNGQSVTWSSDKTTVTFGQSAVTDSSGKTTVEYTDTAAESLTLTATLANGNSATASSLFIPDQNSARLKDLAVTSGAVANGSDTNTATVTVTDANGNPLTNAAVTFSVTGSARLSSASANTNGSGQAQITLTNTQAETVQVTARLSTGSSITKESSFAADLNSATLTAQSTTGALADGIAVNTVTITLKDRAGRALEGESVTFAATGDAVLSAASGTTNSSGQVAITLTNTTVETVTVTAAISNGKQATVQAAFLGFSVTNLTANKSTVNADGVDSATVTATVATSGGKTVANTPVTFSVTGSAVLSAVTATTDSSGKAQVSITDRTGETVTITAKAQKNGTDTGKTTAITFVERRITKISVNNTTQAYNRLFEPNSGFPETGFLGASFTLRVDDGTTANSDYTWSSSQGWVTVDSNGIVRLSGTPTSGTKNVTITGVPKVGTGTLTWSFSLSHWFTFSSGTMNATGADSYCASLGQVVPSKDLLDYTDYGTTRVGSLWSEWSDSLQKNNGYQAVWASETGRYSRYYMFLYSGHIYDNAPNHQFGAICQTDI, encoded by the coding sequence ATGAAAAAATATATTTCAGGAGTGATTTGGTCACAGATCCTGCTACAGACTTTTTTGCCTATCGCCGGCTGTACCCGTATGGAAAACGGTACATCCTCTCTTGCCGCCGGTGACCTTCAGCGTACTGAAAAACTCAGTGAACAAAAAGCCAATGATGTGGCGGCTCTTCCCTACGCGACGGAAATGGGGCAGGCGGCCCGCATGTTGACGTCTAACAATGTCTCTGACTCCGCTCGCTCTCTTGCGGTAGGGGCGGCCTCGGGCGAATTACAACAGTGGTTCAGCCAATTTGGCACGGCGCGTGTCCAGCTAAATATGGACAGGCACGGCAGTTGGAGCAGAAGCAGCGCGGACCTGCTGGCGCCCGTCTACGACAATGAGAAGTCTCTGCTGTTTGTTCAGAGCGGCATACGTAACCCGTCCGATCGCCTGACGGGAAATCTGGGGGTTGGCGTTCGTACCTTCTGGCAAAACGGCTGGATGTACGGCGGCAACGTCTTCATGGACAAAGATTTTACCGGCGGTAACCGCCGAGTTGGCATGGGTGCAGAAGCATGGCGCGACTATCTCCGCCTGTCCACCAACGTTTATCTGGGAACCACGGACTGGCATAAGTCCCGCGACTTCGACGATACCTGGCAGGAAAAGCCCGCCGACGGATATGATGTTCGGGCGGAGGGATGGCTTCCGTCTTACCCTCAACTGGGCGCTAAGCTGATTTGGGAACAGTATTACGGTAGTCAGGTCGCGCTCTTTAATAAAGACAACCTTCAGCGTAACCCCTACGCCGTCACTGCAGGACTAGAATATACTCCAATTCCGCTTGTTTCGCTGGGCGTAAATCAGAAACAGGGGAAAGGAGAGCACGATACACAGTTAGCGCTGGGTGTCAGTTGGCGCTTTGGCAGCAGTTGGAGTTGGCAAACCAATCCGGCAAACGTGCAGGCGACGCGCACGCTGGCGGGAAGCCGCTACGATCTGGTAGACCGCAATAACGAAATTGTGCTTCAGTATCGTAAAAAGCCGGAACAGGGTGTTGCACACCTAGCGCTTTCGGTCGTTACGGACAACAGCCCAGCCGACGGTGCTACTCGCAACGTGCTTCAAGTACTGGCGACAAACCGCGACGGTCAGCCCGTGCGCAATACTCCCATAGTCTGGAACGTTCCGGCCAACAGCGGCGTAAGCCTGAATGCGGCCTCAGTTCTAACCGACGACGGTGGATTAGCCACTGTCACTTTGACTAGCGCAGTTGCGCAAACCGTCCCGGTTACGGCGCAGAGCGGTAGCGTTTCTGCCTCACAAAACAGCCATTTTATAGCCGTTGCCGTGAGCCACATTGCGCTATCGGTTAAGGAAGATAATGCCGCAGCCGATGGTAACAGCACTAACGTAGTCGTCGCGACGCTGACCGACGGCGATAGTCGTCCGGTCACGGGTCAAAAGGTAATCTGGAAAGTTCCACAGGGCGTCACGCTTAAAGACGATGAGAGCCTCTCTGACAGCAGCGGTAGAGTCACAGTACGTTTAGCCTCTACGACGTCTGGCGATATTGCCGTCAGTGCGACCGTCGGTAGCCAGACGGCCAGCGGTACGGTGCACTTTATCGGAGACTCCGTCAGTGCGCAGATTGCTAATCTGCTGGTCACTACGGACGGCAGCCCGGCTGACGGGAGAACGGTCAACGTAGCGCAGGCTATCGTTACCGACGTAAACGGTAATGCACTGAACGGGCAGTCCGTCACCTGGAGCAGCGATAAAACCACGGTCACTTTCGGCCAGTCGGCCGTGACGGACAGCAGCGGAAAAACCACCGTGGAGTATACCGACACCGCGGCGGAATCTCTGACGCTCACGGCAACGCTGGCAAACGGCAACAGCGCTACCGCATCCAGCCTGTTCATCCCGGATCAAAACTCAGCCCGGCTGAAAGACCTTGCTGTTACCAGCGGGGCAGTCGCCAACGGAAGCGACACCAATACGGCTACAGTGACCGTAACTGACGCTAACGGCAATCCGTTAACAAACGCGGCAGTGACTTTTAGCGTAACAGGTAGTGCAAGGCTAAGCTCGGCTAGCGCAAATACCAACGGCAGCGGCCAGGCACAAATAACCCTCACCAACACGCAGGCCGAGACGGTTCAGGTGACGGCGAGGCTGTCCACCGGCAGCAGCATAACGAAGGAAAGCAGCTTTGCGGCAGACCTCAACAGCGCCACACTGACCGCGCAGTCCACCACCGGCGCGCTGGCAGACGGCATCGCCGTTAATACGGTTACCATCACCCTGAAAGACCGCGCCGGCAGAGCGCTAGAGGGAGAAAGCGTCACGTTTGCCGCGACCGGCGACGCTGTGCTGTCTGCTGCATCGGGTACCACGAACAGCAGCGGGCAGGTGGCCATAACGTTAACGAATACTACGGTGGAAACGGTCACAGTCACTGCCGCCATAAGTAACGGCAAGCAGGCTACGGTACAGGCGGCATTCCTTGGATTTAGCGTAACTAACCTGACGGCAAATAAGTCTACTGTAAATGCCGATGGCGTAGACAGCGCTACCGTGACGGCCACCGTAGCGACCAGCGGTGGAAAGACTGTAGCAAACACGCCTGTGACGTTCAGCGTAACGGGCAGCGCTGTACTGAGCGCTGTCACCGCAACCACCGACAGCAGCGGCAAGGCGCAGGTGTCGATAACCGACAGAACGGGAGAAACCGTTACCATTACGGCAAAAGCGCAGAAAAACGGTACCGATACGGGTAAAACGACAGCGATTACTTTTGTCGAAAGGCGTATTACCAAAATCAGCGTGAATAACACGACACAGGCTTATAACCGCCTCTTTGAGCCAAACAGCGGATTCCCTGAAACAGGCTTTCTCGGCGCCTCGTTTACGTTGAGGGTTGACGACGGGACAACGGCCAATAGCGACTATACCTGGAGCAGCAGTCAAGGATGGGTAACCGTTGACAGCAACGGTATCGTCAGGCTGTCGGGAACGCCAACGTCGGGAACGAAAAACGTCACCATTACCGGCGTGCCTAAGGTAGGAACGGGAACATTAACCTGGTCATTTAGCCTGTCACACTGGTTTACGTTCAGTAGTGGAACGATGAACGCCACAGGAGCCGATAGCTATTGTGCCAGCCTCGGTCAAGTTGTGCCGTCAAAAGACCTGCTGGATTACACCGATTACGGCACAACCCGGGTCGGTAGCCTGTGGAGCGAATGGTCAGATAGTCTGCAAAAAAACAACGGCTATCAGGCCGTATGGGCGTCGGAAACCGGGCGCTATTCGCGTTACTATATGTTCCTTTACAGCGGCCATATTTACGATAATGCGCCAAACCACCAGTTCGGTGCCATCTGTCAGACCGATATTTAA
- a CDS encoding DUF2623 family protein, protein MEKTFSDGIMNGLAALTPPVPEDMLLHSDDYRKGFICGFSHALEKRCNNVTIAHYRAGQLTFKYRLSQEQLSEFFIDAAENSPSPAFIDGYRNAKSFPVS, encoded by the coding sequence ATGGAAAAGACCTTTAGTGATGGCATTATGAACGGCCTCGCTGCCCTGACGCCCCCGGTGCCAGAGGATATGCTGCTACACAGCGACGACTATCGCAAGGGTTTCATCTGCGGTTTCTCCCACGCGCTGGAGAAGCGGTGCAATAACGTGACGATTGCCCACTACCGCGCTGGTCAACTGACTTTTAAATACCGTCTTAGCCAAGAGCAGCTGTCAGAATTTTTTATCGATGCAGCAGAAAATAGCCCGTCCCCTGCCTTTATTGACGGTTACAGAAACGCCAAATCCTTTCCCGTCTCCTAG
- a CDS encoding DedA family protein, with product MGSITDLFQALLQHDFKTLANPEFLWAIYGILFTIILLENGLLPAAFLPGDSLLLLAGALIAQGSLHYFLTLAVLSAAAALGCWISYLQGKWLGKTKTVQGWMAKIPAHYHQRAHNLFHQHGFFALLIGRFLAFVRTLLPTIAGLSALDAKRFQIFNWLSAVLWVTSVTSLGYLISLTPFFKHNEKIVMDGLMILPVALLVLGLLGSLVVVLRKKSHKKE from the coding sequence ATGGGTTCGATAACAGATCTCTTCCAGGCACTTTTACAGCACGATTTCAAAACGCTGGCGAATCCGGAGTTTCTTTGGGCCATCTACGGCATTCTTTTCACGATTATCTTATTGGAAAACGGCCTGCTTCCCGCTGCATTTCTTCCTGGGGACAGTCTGCTCCTGCTGGCAGGCGCGCTGATCGCACAAGGCTCCCTTCACTACTTTTTGACGCTGGCCGTGCTATCAGCCGCCGCTGCGCTGGGCTGTTGGATAAGTTACTTACAGGGAAAGTGGCTTGGAAAAACCAAAACCGTGCAGGGATGGATGGCCAAAATTCCCGCTCACTACCACCAGCGAGCCCATAACCTGTTTCATCAGCACGGCTTTTTTGCGCTATTAATCGGGCGCTTTTTAGCCTTTGTCAGAACGCTTCTACCGACAATTGCCGGTCTGTCTGCTCTGGACGCGAAGCGCTTTCAAATATTCAACTGGCTAAGCGCGGTTTTATGGGTAACCTCTGTGACCAGCCTTGGCTACCTGATTAGCCTAACGCCGTTCTTTAAGCACAACGAAAAGATAGTGATGGATGGGCTGATGATTTTACCGGTTGCCCTGTTAGTCCTTGGGCTCTTAGGCTCTTTGGTGGTCGTCTTGAGAAAAAAGTCGCATAAAAAAGAGTGA
- the pepT gene encoding peptidase T — translation MDIVDRFISYTKINTTTDRDKGAAGIMPSSEGQRVLANQVAEELRALGLEDVAVNERSILTATLPANVDYSLPTVAFFGHLDTSAEQTKDTHAQIVSYQGGDICLNKAQQIFLRKSEFPELEEYAGDDIIVTDGTSLLGADDKAAIASIVNMVQFLLANPDIKHGPVKVGLVPDEEQGLRGSKAFDVKSFGADFAYTLDCCGIGELVYENWNAGDAELVFTGQSAHPMSAKGRLKNSLLMAHKFIAMLPGGEAPEYTEGREGYYWVKQLQGNSARTVLKMDVRDFTEQGYHQRMQFLDRLAKHCEDLWGEGSVVCKLSDRYSNVFNSLQGEASFPIDIAVDAYRKQGIEPKVIPMRGGYDGAVLSQNGLPCPNVFTGGHNFHSIYEYLPVKSLRAASNVLVEIVKQTHERFSKNG, via the coding sequence ATGGATATTGTCGATCGCTTTATTTCCTATACCAAGATCAACACGACTACGGACCGCGACAAGGGCGCTGCGGGAATTATGCCATCCTCTGAAGGGCAAAGGGTTTTAGCCAATCAGGTGGCCGAAGAGCTGCGTGCACTCGGGCTTGAGGATGTCGCGGTCAATGAACGATCGATACTTACCGCAACGCTTCCCGCGAACGTAGACTATTCTCTGCCCACCGTGGCTTTTTTTGGTCACTTAGATACTAGCGCCGAGCAAACCAAAGACACACACGCTCAGATCGTCTCTTATCAGGGCGGCGATATCTGTTTGAATAAGGCTCAGCAGATTTTTTTGCGTAAAAGCGAGTTTCCCGAGCTTGAAGAGTATGCGGGTGACGACATTATTGTCACTGACGGCACCAGCCTGCTAGGGGCTGACGACAAGGCGGCGATTGCCTCTATCGTTAATATGGTTCAGTTTCTGCTGGCTAATCCCGACATCAAGCACGGTCCAGTAAAAGTTGGCCTCGTGCCTGATGAAGAGCAGGGGCTAAGGGGCTCAAAAGCCTTTGACGTTAAGTCGTTCGGTGCAGACTTTGCCTATACGCTAGACTGCTGCGGCATTGGTGAACTGGTTTATGAGAACTGGAATGCTGGGGACGCCGAGCTGGTGTTTACCGGGCAGTCAGCTCACCCGATGTCTGCAAAAGGCCGCTTGAAAAATTCACTGCTGATGGCGCATAAGTTTATCGCTATGCTGCCGGGAGGCGAGGCTCCAGAGTACACAGAAGGGCGTGAAGGCTACTATTGGGTCAAACAGTTACAGGGTAACAGCGCTAGGACTGTGTTGAAAATGGACGTGCGGGACTTTACCGAGCAGGGATATCATCAGCGTATGCAGTTTCTGGATAGATTAGCGAAGCACTGTGAAGACCTGTGGGGTGAAGGAAGCGTTGTATGTAAGCTGTCCGATCGCTACTCTAACGTGTTTAATAGCCTACAGGGCGAGGCGAGTTTCCCTATTGATATCGCCGTTGACGCCTATCGGAAACAGGGTATTGAGCCTAAAGTTATCCCCATGCGGGGCGGCTACGACGGCGCGGTGCTGTCACAAAACGGCTTGCCCTGTCCTAACGTATTTACCGGTGGTCATAATTTCCACTCGATCTATGAGTATCTGCCGGTTAAATCACTCAGGGCTGCCAGCAATGTACTGGTAGAAATCGTGAAGCAGACGCATGAACGCTTTTCTAAAAATGGCTAA
- the purB gene encoding adenylosuccinate lyase — protein MELSSLTAVSPIDGRYGDKVGALRAIFSEFGLLKFRVEVEVRWLQKLASCAHIKEVPVFSKEANDYLNAIVTGFSLQDAERIKTIERTTNHDVKAVEYFLKEKAAGVAELNAVSEFIHFACTSEDINNLSHALMLTTARRDVLLPNWRTVIDKVKSLASQYRDIPLLSRTHGQPATPSTIGKEMANVAYRMERQYAQLAQVDILGKINGAVGNYNAHVVAYPEVDWHAFSEEFVTSLGITWNPYTTQIEPHDYIAELFDCVARFNTILLDLDRDVWGYIALNHFKQKTIAGEIGSSTMPHKVNPIDFENSEGNLGLANAVLGHLASKLPVSRWQRDLTDSTVLRNLGVGLGYALIAYQSTMKGLNKLEVNEGRLREELDQNWEVLAEPIQTVMRRYGIEKPYEKLKELTRGKRVTEADMHRFIDGLELPTEEKARLKTMTPANYVGYAVEMVDLLK, from the coding sequence ATGGAATTATCTTCACTGACCGCCGTATCGCCGATTGATGGACGCTATGGCGACAAAGTTGGCGCTCTGCGCGCTATTTTCAGCGAATTCGGTTTACTGAAGTTCCGCGTTGAGGTTGAAGTTCGTTGGCTTCAGAAGCTGGCTAGCTGCGCACACATTAAAGAAGTTCCCGTTTTTAGCAAAGAAGCAAACGATTACCTTAACGCGATTGTTACCGGCTTCAGCCTGCAGGATGCAGAAAGAATCAAGACTATCGAACGCACTACCAACCACGATGTGAAAGCCGTCGAATACTTTCTGAAAGAGAAAGCGGCTGGCGTAGCAGAGCTTAACGCCGTCTCGGAGTTTATCCACTTCGCCTGTACCTCAGAAGATATCAATAACCTTTCTCACGCCCTGATGCTGACCACCGCTCGCCGTGACGTTCTGCTGCCAAACTGGCGCACCGTTATTGATAAAGTGAAATCTTTGGCCTCTCAATATCGCGATATTCCCCTACTCTCCCGCACCCACGGCCAGCCCGCTACGCCATCCACAATCGGCAAGGAAATGGCCAACGTGGCCTACCGCATGGAGCGTCAGTACGCTCAGCTGGCTCAGGTAGATATTCTTGGCAAAATCAACGGTGCAGTAGGCAACTATAACGCTCACGTGGTCGCCTATCCGGAAGTTGATTGGCACGCCTTTAGCGAAGAGTTCGTGACCTCTTTAGGCATCACCTGGAACCCCTATACGACACAGATTGAACCCCACGACTATATTGCCGAGCTGTTTGACTGCGTTGCGCGTTTTAATACCATTTTGTTGGATCTCGATCGCGACGTCTGGGGCTATATTGCGCTGAACCACTTTAAGCAAAAGACCATTGCCGGGGAAATCGGCTCCTCAACCATGCCTCATAAGGTTAACCCTATCGACTTTGAAAACTCCGAAGGCAACCTTGGTCTGGCTAACGCTGTACTTGGTCACCTTGCGAGTAAACTGCCCGTCTCTCGCTGGCAGCGCGACCTGACTGACTCCACGGTACTCAGAAACCTCGGCGTTGGCCTTGGCTATGCCCTGATCGCCTATCAGTCGACAATGAAAGGCCTTAACAAGCTTGAGGTGAATGAAGGCCGCCTGCGTGAAGAACTCGACCAAAATTGGGAAGTACTGGCTGAGCCGATTCAGACGGTCATGCGCCGCTATGGCATCGAAAAGCCCTATGAGAAGTTGAAAGAGCTGACTCGCGGTAAACGCGTTACAGAGGCTGACATGCACCGCTTTATTGACGGCCTTGAGCTGCCGACAGAAGAGAAAGCGCGTTTGAAAACCATGACCCCGGCTAACTACGTTGGCTACGCGGTAGAGATGGTCGACCTTCTCAAATAA
- the hflD gene encoding high frequency lysogenization protein HflD: MAKNYYDITIALAGVAQSARLVQQLALGEQYDAHALNVSLRSIMVTDSPTTLAIFGQESDLRLGLETLPAVFASNRKSLSADLTRYLLSLTVLERKLSANPQALNELSNRISQVERQLIHFDIDSETVTHALADIYVDVISPLGPRIQVTGSPEALQKPLVQAKVRAALLAGIRAAVLWQQVGGRRLQFVFSRSRLLSQVHQILSHR, encoded by the coding sequence GTGGCCAAAAACTACTATGACATTACGATCGCGCTGGCTGGCGTTGCCCAGTCCGCTCGATTGGTTCAACAACTCGCGCTTGGAGAACAATACGATGCACATGCATTAAATGTCTCTCTTCGCAGTATTATGGTGACGGATTCGCCCACCACGCTGGCTATTTTCGGTCAAGAAAGCGATCTTCGTCTCGGACTGGAAACCCTTCCGGCCGTCTTTGCCAGCAACCGTAAATCCCTCAGTGCCGACCTAACCCGCTACCTGCTTAGCCTGACAGTCCTTGAACGCAAGCTTTCTGCGAATCCTCAGGCACTGAACGAACTGTCTAACCGTATTTCTCAAGTTGAACGCCAGCTTATACACTTCGACATTGATTCCGAGACGGTAACCCACGCTCTGGCCGACATTTACGTCGATGTGATTAGTCCGCTGGGGCCAAGAATTCAGGTGACGGGATCCCCTGAAGCGCTACAGAAACCGCTGGTTCAGGCAAAAGTGCGCGCAGCCCTGCTGGCGGGGATCCGCGCTGCCGTGCTGTGGCAGCAGGTCGGCGGGCGTCGGCTACAGTTTGTATTTTCACGCAGTCGCCTGCTTTCACAGGTGCACCAAATTCTTTCTCATCGTTAA